In Geminocystis sp. NIES-3709, a single genomic region encodes these proteins:
- a CDS encoding type II toxin-antitoxin system HicA family toxin, with protein MPKLPIISGKKAVQTLEKMGFVQSRQTGSHVVLKKLTSEGDIVCVVPLHRELRIGTLSGIIKQAQITANDFIRHL; from the coding sequence ATGCCTAAATTACCCATCATTTCGGGGAAAAAAGCAGTTCAAACTTTAGAAAAAATGGGCTTTGTTCAATCTAGGCAAACAGGTAGTCATGTGGTATTAAAAAAGTTAACTTCGGAAGGGGACATTGTTTGTGTTGTACCACTTCACCGAGAATTAAGAATAGGAACTTTAAGCGGTATCATTAAACAAGCACAAATTACAGCAAATGATTTTATTCGCCATCTATAA
- a CDS encoding bifunctional 2-polyprenyl-6-hydroxyphenol methylase/3-demethylubiquinol 3-O-methyltransferase UbiG, with amino-acid sequence MESSEYTQPNAATHLENDLILHWYPKRICTRFGWAESLLELGLGHGFTAELFAKSCSRHVIVDGASAVIDQFKGNHPTFQGEIVLSYFETYTPEEPFDVIIMGFVLEHVDDPDLILVRYREFLKPGGKIYIAVPNAKSLNRRLGLELGLIDDIYSLNDNDIALGHKRQFCRDTLHTRLKKNGYHVTYEEGIYLKPLPLAVLKTLPDFQANLDAMLKVGINFPDLCVGLLMEIIPE; translated from the coding sequence ATGGAATCTTCAGAATATACTCAACCAAATGCAGCCACCCACTTAGAAAATGATCTTATATTGCACTGGTATCCCAAGAGAATCTGCACTCGTTTTGGTTGGGCTGAATCACTTTTAGAACTTGGACTAGGTCATGGTTTTACAGCCGAACTATTTGCTAAGTCTTGTTCAAGACACGTCATTGTCGATGGTGCCTCCGCAGTTATTGATCAATTTAAAGGGAATCATCCCACTTTTCAGGGTGAAATTGTATTAAGTTACTTTGAAACATATACTCCAGAAGAGCCTTTCGACGTTATAATAATGGGTTTTGTCCTTGAACACGTAGATGATCCAGATTTGATTTTAGTTCGATATCGTGAATTTCTAAAGCCCGGTGGCAAGATTTATATAGCTGTACCCAATGCTAAGTCACTCAATCGTAGGCTCGGTCTTGAATTGGGACTTATTGATGATATTTATTCTCTCAATGATAATGATATAGCCCTTGGCCACAAGAGACAATTCTGTCGAGATACCTTGCACACCAGACTAAAAAAAAATGGCTATCATGTCACTTATGAAGAAGGAATTTATCTCAAACCTCTTCCTCTTGCTGTGTTAAAAACTTTACCTGATTTTCAAGCGAATCTTGATGCTATGTTGAAAGTAGGGATCAACTTTCCTGATCTTTGCGTTGGTTTACTGATGGAGATTATTCCTGAATGA
- a CDS encoding metallophosphoesterase encodes MIAILSDIHGNLPALEAVLKDAIAQGCNRFVSLGDVVGYYAQPGECIDLLRQYNTINIMGNHDSYLVFDTNCERSKLVASIIDYHKKIISKKQLDWLKRSLISYQENTYLFIHGGPKNYQDQYLYSISRETIPIDVDYLFSGHTHVQTLVKFGQKIYCNPGSIGQPRDGDYRAGYATLDGSDIYLHRVAYDIDKTAIAMKKAGFDEFCYENLYNGSQIGGRIDKVEIISKGENKDESNY; translated from the coding sequence ATGATCGCAATTCTGTCTGATATTCACGGAAATTTACCGGCTCTTGAGGCTGTTCTTAAGGATGCAATTGCTCAAGGTTGTAATAGGTTTGTTTCACTTGGTGATGTGGTAGGTTACTATGCACAACCGGGTGAATGCATTGATCTATTGCGGCAATATAATACCATAAATATTATGGGAAACCATGATAGTTATCTCGTATTTGATACAAACTGCGAAAGATCTAAGTTAGTTGCCAGTATTATTGATTATCACAAAAAAATCATCAGTAAAAAACAATTAGATTGGCTCAAGCGATCATTAATTTCATACCAAGAAAATACATATCTTTTTATACATGGCGGTCCAAAAAACTATCAAGATCAATATCTCTATTCTATTTCTAGAGAAACCATACCAATTGATGTAGATTACCTTTTCTCCGGTCATACCCATGTCCAAACTCTTGTCAAATTTGGACAAAAAATTTATTGTAATCCTGGATCTATAGGACAGCCCCGTGATGGTGATTACCGAGCAGGATATGCTACATTGGACGGGAGTGATATTTATTTACATCGTGTAGCTTATGATATTGACAAAACCGCTATTGCGATGAAAAAAGCTGGTTTTGATGAATTTTGTTACGAAAATTTATACAATGGCTCGCAGATTGGTGGTCGTATTGATAAGGTAGAAATTATTTCTAAAGGGGAAAATAAGGATGAATCCAATTATTAA
- a CDS encoding NAD(P)-dependent oxidoreductase, with the protein MKTVAIVGANSMLGKTLAVQLGQQGITVISVGRSKNNDIILDLVKPFHYSICANYKADVIFHCASAFGDDTFEGTQTNFLTNTIGSLNVLKLMQQLECVHVVYAGSMSSYPRLEATNLLSSYGLSKAQAEQILEWGMKRKEGLFCSLRFSQLYDTEGLCCHHQPWFGRIIAYASRGLDLHLPASKGKRNFLHVSEAACLMILSAKAHITGCWPVCHYESLDTTEMAELAYREFGCGGQIIIDMKKKPFRAIFFPEDLSIFERLQHKLSISMAQGIAMIHQSGFAENFGPLDVL; encoded by the coding sequence ATGAAAACAGTTGCCATTGTCGGTGCCAATTCTATGCTAGGCAAAACGCTTGCTGTACAATTAGGGCAACAAGGTATCACTGTTATCAGTGTGGGAAGGTCTAAAAACAATGATATTATATTAGACCTTGTAAAACCTTTCCATTATAGTATTTGTGCTAATTATAAAGCCGATGTTATTTTTCATTGTGCTTCAGCATTTGGTGATGATACTTTTGAAGGCACACAAACAAATTTTCTCACTAACACAATTGGTTCATTAAATGTACTTAAGTTAATGCAACAACTGGAATGTGTTCACGTGGTCTATGCCGGTTCAATGTCATCTTATCCCAGATTAGAGGCTACCAACTTATTGAGTTCTTATGGGTTATCAAAAGCCCAAGCAGAACAAATCTTAGAATGGGGCATGAAGCGAAAAGAGGGATTATTTTGTAGTCTTCGCTTTTCCCAGCTATATGATACTGAAGGTCTATGTTGCCATCATCAGCCTTGGTTTGGCCGCATTATTGCTTATGCCTCTCGTGGGCTAGATTTACATCTTCCCGCATCTAAAGGCAAACGTAATTTTCTCCATGTCAGTGAAGCCGCTTGTTTGATGATTTTATCAGCAAAAGCTCATATTACAGGGTGTTGGCCCGTTTGCCATTATGAATCATTAGACACCACCGAGATGGCTGAGTTAGCTTATCGTGAATTTGGTTGTGGTGGTCAGATTATAATTGATATGAAGAAGAAACCGTTTCGTGCTATATTCTTCCCTGAAGACCTTTCTATTTTTGAGCGATTACAGCATAAACTATCCATTAGTATGGCTCAGGGTATAGCGATGATTCATCAGTCAGGGTTTGCTGAAAATTTTGGTCCTCTCGATGTTCTCTAA
- a CDS encoding ATP-grasp domain-containing protein codes for MITVLVTGIGAIIGQGIIKSLRCSRYPVRIVGVDRSDRSPGPYLCDVFLRKPFCNESNPDYLSFWKSILETEKIDLIIPGLGVDIIFLLQNRQLFEKFTVPIVLNNPDLITLSLDKWLLGEKLQQNGFSRIPSAIMPSSWKCAIKLLGSPPLLLKPCQGEGSRGIVRLYDETDFLYWQKKTVGRWMLQKIVGSDEDEYTVGVFGLGDGKSLDPIIFRRKLSGAGNTLEAEVIHDELIEKNTFLLTKLFQPLGATNYQFRKEGEIAYLLEINPRFSSSNSLRTAFGYNEAEMSIDYFLFGKQPIATNLRQGIAWRFSEDFVIYDRNSV; via the coding sequence ATGATTACTGTGCTAGTGACTGGTATTGGTGCCATTATCGGTCAAGGAATTATTAAAAGCCTTCGTTGTTCAAGATATCCTGTGAGAATTGTTGGCGTTGATAGAAGTGATCGATCCCCTGGTCCTTATCTTTGCGATGTTTTCTTGAGAAAACCATTTTGTAATGAAAGTAACCCTGATTATTTATCTTTTTGGAAGTCAATACTGGAGACTGAGAAGATAGATCTAATTATTCCGGGACTAGGAGTAGATATTATTTTCCTTTTACAAAATCGTCAATTATTTGAGAAATTCACTGTACCTATAGTTTTGAACAATCCAGATTTAATTACCTTGTCATTAGATAAATGGTTATTAGGAGAGAAACTACAACAAAATGGATTTTCCCGAATCCCCTCAGCCATTATGCCAAGTAGTTGGAAGTGTGCCATTAAACTTCTGGGATCACCGCCTCTACTTCTCAAACCATGTCAAGGCGAAGGATCTCGTGGAATTGTTCGTCTTTATGACGAAACCGACTTTCTCTATTGGCAAAAAAAGACAGTAGGTCGTTGGATGTTGCAAAAGATCGTCGGTTCAGACGAGGACGAATATACCGTTGGTGTTTTTGGGCTAGGTGATGGTAAATCACTTGATCCGATTATATTTCGACGTAAATTATCGGGTGCAGGAAATACCTTAGAAGCAGAAGTAATTCATGATGAATTAATCGAAAAAAATACTTTTCTTCTAACAAAATTATTTCAGCCACTGGGAGCAACCAATTATCAATTCCGTAAAGAAGGTGAGATTGCTTATTTGTTGGAAATTAATCCACGTTTTTCCAGTAGTAATTCTCTACGTACTGCATTTGGCTATAATGAAGCAGAAATGTCAATAGACTACTTTCTGTTTGGAAAACAACCAATAGCGACGAATCTCCGTCAAGGAATTGCTTGGCGGTTCAGTGAGGATTTTGTAATTTATGATCGCAATTCTGTCTGA
- a CDS encoding type II toxin-antitoxin system HicB family antitoxin — MNKKTLTVILHKEDKMYIAECVEVGTVDQGETIEEAIENLREATRLYLEECPSLETQPRLVTTMEVTYGELSYA, encoded by the coding sequence ATGAATAAAAAAACTTTAACTGTAATTCTGCATAAAGAAGATAAGATGTATATTGCCGAATGTGTGGAAGTTGGCACAGTAGATCAGGGAGAAACCATTGAAGAAGCGATCGAAAATTTGAGGGAGGCAACTAGATTATATTTAGAAGAATGCCCATCTTTGGAAACTCAACCTAGATTAGTAACAACCATGGAGGTAACTTACGGAGAGTTGAGTTATGCCTAA
- a CDS encoding cephalosporin hydroxylase family protein — protein MNPIIKFQKEVTKNIQRLGEATELPKDSLDWMVKVGVIGSYCYNFKWLDRPIIQYPQDIIAIQELIWKIKPDLIIETGIAHGGSLIFSASMLALLDVCDAIEQGHTLNPKVSQRRVLGIDIDIRSHNRTVIESHPMFSRIQMLEGSSIDPSIVEEVYGIADNYQRILICLDSNHTHDHVLAELEAYASLTSVGSYCVVFDTIIEDMPEEFFGDRPWGKGNNPKTAVWEFLKTHPEFEIDKDIEAKLLITVAPDGYLKRVK, from the coding sequence ATGAATCCAATTATTAAATTTCAGAAAGAAGTTACAAAAAATATTCAGCGACTGGGTGAGGCTACAGAACTGCCAAAAGATTCCTTAGATTGGATGGTGAAAGTAGGAGTTATTGGTTCTTATTGTTATAACTTCAAATGGCTTGATCGCCCGATAATCCAGTATCCTCAAGACATTATAGCTATTCAAGAGTTAATATGGAAAATCAAACCAGATTTGATCATAGAAACTGGTATTGCCCATGGAGGCTCTCTAATTTTTAGTGCCTCTATGCTTGCACTACTAGATGTGTGTGATGCAATTGAACAAGGGCATACTTTAAATCCAAAAGTTTCTCAACGTCGTGTTTTAGGTATAGACATTGATATCCGAAGTCATAATCGTACTGTTATTGAATCTCATCCCATGTTCTCTCGCATCCAGATGCTTGAAGGCTCTAGCATTGATCCCTCGATAGTGGAAGAAGTGTATGGGATAGCTGACAATTATCAGCGTATTCTCATCTGTTTGGATAGTAATCACACTCATGATCATGTTTTAGCAGAATTAGAAGCCTATGCATCTTTAACTTCTGTGGGAAGCTATTGCGTAGTTTTTGACACCATTATTGAAGATATGCCTGAAGAATTTTTTGGCGATCGCCCTTGGGGAAAAGGGAATAATCCTAAAACTGCCGTTTGGGAATTTTTGAAAACTCATCCAGAATTTGAAATAGACAAAGACATAGAGGCTAAACTATTAATAACAGTTGCACCAGATGGTTATTTAAAGCGTGTAAAATAG
- a CDS encoding CmcI family methyltransferase: protein MNKKSDRPWGKGNNPKTAVWEFLKTCDRVEIDKEMEAKLLITVAPDGYLKCIK from the coding sequence ATAAATAAAAAAAGCGATCGTCCTTGGGGGAAAGGGAATAATCCGAAAACTGCCGTTTGGGAATTTTTGAAAACCTGTGATCGAGTTGAAATTGATAAAGAAATGGAGGCAAAATTATTAATAACAGTTGCACCAGACGGTTATTTAAAGTGTATTAAATAA
- a CDS encoding DegT/DnrJ/EryC1/StrS aminotransferase family protein: MDRIPVAGPWITQKEIDYVTDAVTNAWYSNANIYTQKFEQSFAEYLGVKYAVSLPSCTSAIHLSLLALGIGEGDEVIVPDVTWIASAAPINYVGATPIFADIDPKTWCLSAESFESCITRKTKAVIPVDLYGGMCDWDGILNIAQKYNIAVIEDSAEAIGSEYQGKKAGSFGHTGVFSFHGSKTLTTGEGGMLVTNIEDIYERVLFLRDHGRSPGDRMFYNTEVAYKYKMSSLQSALGLAQLERIEELIDRKREIFSWYQKELAHLDSLTLNYEPPNTKNTYWMVTAILDEKLGFTKQYIIEKMREYNIDCRPFFHPLTSLPAYENLSQVISKKNQNVVSYKISPYGLNLPSALNLTEEQVKYVCNYLKLIIP; encoded by the coding sequence ATGGATAGAATACCCGTTGCAGGACCTTGGATTACTCAAAAAGAAATTGATTACGTTACTGATGCTGTAACAAATGCTTGGTATAGCAACGCTAATATTTATACTCAAAAATTTGAACAGAGTTTTGCCGAATATTTAGGGGTAAAATATGCTGTTTCTTTACCTTCTTGTACATCCGCAATCCATTTATCATTATTAGCTTTAGGAATTGGTGAAGGAGATGAAGTAATAGTACCTGATGTAACTTGGATAGCCAGTGCCGCCCCTATCAACTATGTGGGTGCAACTCCTATTTTTGCTGATATAGATCCTAAAACGTGGTGTTTATCCGCCGAATCCTTTGAAAGTTGTATCACTCGAAAAACTAAAGCTGTTATACCCGTTGACTTATACGGTGGAATGTGTGATTGGGATGGGATTCTTAATATAGCCCAAAAATATAATATAGCGGTAATTGAAGATTCCGCAGAAGCGATCGGTTCAGAATATCAAGGCAAAAAAGCAGGTAGTTTTGGTCATACAGGAGTATTCAGTTTTCACGGCTCCAAAACCCTAACCACAGGTGAAGGGGGAATGTTAGTTACCAACATAGAAGACATTTATGAAAGAGTATTATTTTTAAGGGATCATGGTCGTTCCCCCGGTGATAGGATGTTTTATAATACTGAAGTAGCTTACAAATATAAAATGTCTAGCTTACAATCAGCCTTAGGATTAGCACAATTAGAACGCATCGAGGAGTTAATCGATCGCAAAAGAGAGATTTTCAGTTGGTATCAAAAAGAATTAGCTCATTTAGATAGCCTAACCTTAAATTACGAACCTCCCAACACCAAAAATACTTATTGGATGGTAACAGCTATTTTAGACGAAAAATTAGGATTCACTAAACAATACATAATTGAAAAAATGAGAGAATATAACATTGATTGTCGTCCATTTTTTCATCCCTTAACTTCATTACCAGCTTATGAAAATTTGTCTCAAGTTATTTCAAAAAAAAATCAAAATGTAGTTAGTTATAAAATTAGTCCTTATGGCCTGAATTTACCTTCAGCATTAAATCTTACGGAAGAACAGGTTAAATATGTTTGTAATTATTTAAAACTTATCATCCCATAG